A portion of the Girardinichthys multiradiatus isolate DD_20200921_A chromosome 23, DD_fGirMul_XY1, whole genome shotgun sequence genome contains these proteins:
- the egr1 gene encoding early growth response protein 1 yields MAAAKTEMILPTLQISEPLSFPHSPMDNYPKLEEVMMLSSAGTPFLTASAPEGAGFGSGEPGEQYDHLPGDTLSDIPFSCEKPLGEQTYPTQRLPPISYTGRFTLEPATTCSNSLWAEPILGLFTGLMGNVAPTSNSSSASSQTSSCSSTNASSSTSSSSTSSSSQSSSLNTSIHHSEPNPIYSAAPTYSSPNSDIFSDHSQGFASSAGSVQYPPPAYPNGKTCSTSFPVPMIPDYLFPQQQGEISLVPPDQKPFQSQSSQPSLTPLSTIKAFATQTGSQDLKSVYQSQLIKPSRMRKYPTRPSKTPPHERPYACPVETCDRRFSRSDELTRHIRIHTGQKPFQCRICMRNFSRSDHLTTHIRTHTGEKPFACEICGRKFARSDERKRHTKIHLRQKDKKAEKAGAVVVTSAPASSASPASSYPSPITSYPSPVSSYSSPVTSCYSSPVHTSYPSPSIATTYPSASMSTTFQSQVANSFASSVASNIYSSPVPTPLSDMQTTLSPRTIEIC; encoded by the exons ATGGCTGCAGCCAAGACCGAGATGATCCTCCCTACCCTGCAGATCTCAGAGCCTCTGAGCTTCCCTCACTCCCCCATGGATAACTACCCGAAACTGGAGGAGGTGATGATGCTCAGCTCTGCGGGAACCCCCTTCCTCACTGCCTCTGCACCCGAGGGTGCAGGCTTTGGCTCCGGGGAACCAGGGGAGCAGTACGACCACCTACCTGGAG ATACATTATCTGATATCCCCTTCTCCTGTGAGAAGCCACTTGGGGAGCAGACATATCCCACTCAGAGGCTACCCCCCATATCCTATACTGGCCGCTTCACCCTAGAACCTGCCACCACATGCAGCAATAGCCTCTGGGCGGAGCCCATCCTGGGCCTGTTCACCGGCCTAATGGGCAATGTTGCTCCCACCTCAAACTCTTCCTCAGCTTCCTCACAGACCTCCTCGTGCTCGTCAACCAACGCGTCTTCCTCCACTTCTTCCTCCTCAACCTCCTCCTCATCGCAAAGCTCCAGCCTCAACACCTCAATCCACCACAGTGAGCCCAACCCAATCTACTCAGCTGCCCCGACATACTCCAGCCCCAACTCTGACATTTTTTCAGACCATAGCCAGGGTTTTGCCAGCTCGGCTGGATCGGTGCAGTACCCACCCCCTGCATACCCTAATGGCAAAACCTGCAGCACAAGTTTCCCTGTTCCCATGATTCCTGACTACCTCTTCCCCCAGCAGCAGGGAGAGATCAGCCTTGTGCCCCCAGACCAAAAGCCCTTCCAGAGTCAGTCAAGCCAGCCCTCACTTACTCCTCTATCCACCATCAAGGCCTTTGCCACTCAGACAGGGTCCCAGGACTTAAAATCTGTCTACCAGTCTCAGCTGATAAAGCCCAGCCGCATGCGCAAGTACCCCACACGGCCAAGCAAGACGCCGCCACACGAAAGGCCCTACGCTTGTCCTGTGGAGACCTGCGATCGTCGATTCTCACGGTCTGATGAGCTGACGCGTCACATCCGCATCCACACCGGTCAGAAACCCTTCCAGTGCCGCATCTGCATGCGTAATTTCAGTCGCAGCGACCACTTGACAACGCACATCCGCACCCACACAGGGGAGAAGCCCTTTGCCTGCGAGATCTGCGGACGCAAGTTTGCCCGCAGCGACGAGAGAAAGAGGCACACAAAGATCCACTTGAGACAGAAGGACAAGAAGGCAGAGAAGGCTGGAGCCGTTGTGGTAACGTCAGCGCCAGCATCTTCTGCCTCACCTGCCTCTAGCTACCCCTCTCCCATCACTTCCTACCCTTCTCCAGTATCTTCTTACTCCTCTCCAGTCACCTCCTGCTACTCCTCTCCAGTCCATACTTCCTATCCCTCTCCATCCATCGCCACCACCTACCCATCGGCGTCTATGTCCACCACCTTCCAGTCCCAAGTCGCAAACTCTTTCGCTTCTTCTGTTGCATCCAACATCTACAGCTCTCCAGTGCCCACCCCACTTTCAGACATGCAGACCACCCTCTCCCCAAGGACAATTGAGATCTGCTAA